The Castanea sativa cultivar Marrone di Chiusa Pesio chromosome 11, ASM4071231v1 genome contains a region encoding:
- the LOC142616060 gene encoding uncharacterized protein LOC142616060 yields MIAKFDPVMQEHIRCIQNGGIHKHYLGRKIQNELIQMLANEIKCKIIKKIKEAKYFSIIIDCTPDASQQEQMSLILRCVDISTSPIKIAEHFVEFVKVDDTTKKGLFDEIINVINILELDINDIRGQGYDIGSNMKGKHQGYIESVKAIKFQAPQIRDALLQLAQTSEDPKIKSEADCLATYEIESFEFLLGMTIWYDILFTVNSVSKNLQSKDMHVDVAIDQLKGLISYFKEHRENEFTFAMNSSKKIALEMKIEPVFREKHRIHRKKQFDENVHNEITCSTEESFRIDYFLYIVDKTISSIENRFENFQIYEDIFGFQFNFTKLKSLDNDSLQKYCRKLEDFLKHDNYCDIDGFDLLSELKILKEILQIKYYTPIDILNYIKILDSFPNTCIAYRILLTIPVTVATT; encoded by the exons ATGATTGCAAAATTTGATCCAGTTATGCAAGAACATATTAGATGTATTCAAAATGGTGGAATCCATAAACATTATCTTGGACgtaaaatacaaaatgaattgATACAAATGTTAGCAAATGAGATTAAAtgtaaaattatcaaaaagatcaaagaagcaaaatatttttcaattataattgaTTGTACACCAGATGCAAGTCAACAAGAACAAATGTCTCTCATATTACGATGTGTTGATATTTCAACAAGTCCAATAAAAATAGCAGAACATTTTGTTGAATTTGTGAAAGTTGATGACACTACCAAAAAAGGTCTTTTTGATGAAATTATAAATGTAATAAATATtcttgagcttgatattaatgATATACGTGGACAAGGATATGATATTGGGTCTAATATGAAAGGAAAACATCAAGGG TACATTGAAAGTgtaaaagcaataaaattcCAAGCTCCACAAATAAGAGATGCTTTGTTACAATTAGCACAAACAAGTGAAGatcctaaaataaaaagtgaagcTGATTGTTTAGCAACATATGAAATTGAAAGCTTTGAGTTCTTATTGGGTATGACCATTTGGTATGACATATTATTTACTGTCAACTCTGTTAGTAAAAACTTACAATCAAAAGACATGCACGTTGATGTTGCTATAGATCAATTAAAAGGtctcatttcttattttaaagAACATAGAGAAAATGAATTTACATTTGCAATGAattcatctaaaaaaattgcattggAAATGAAAATAGAACCTGTATTTCGTGAGAAACATAGAATTCATAGAAAGaaacaatttgatgaaaatgttCATAATGAGATAACATGTTCTACTGAAGAATCTTTTAGAATtgattatttcttatatatagtagataaaacaattagttcaattgagaatagatttgaaaattttcaaatatatgaagatatttttggttttcaatttAACTTCACAAAATTGAAGTCACTAGATAATGATAGTTTACAAAAATACTGTCGTAAACTTGAAGATTTTCTCAAACATGATAATTATTGTGATATTGATGGTTTTGATTTATTGTCAGAGTTAaagattttaaaagaaattttacaaataaaatattatactccaattgacatactaaattatataaaaatattagattcatttccaaatacaTGCATTGCTTATAGGATTTTACTAACAATACCTGTTACAGTAGCTACTAcataa